TACCCTAAAGTAGTAGAGACGCTGCGTGCGCTGCATCAGCGCGGAGTGAAGCTGTTCGTCGCCAGCAACGGGCTGGAGGACTACATCCACAGCATCGTGGTCGTTCATGAGCTCAAGGACCTGTTCGAGGGCCTGTATAGCGCGGGCGGCCAAGGGACGGCAACCAAGACAGAATTACTCCGCCTTCTGCTGGACAATCACAACATCAGCAGCGCCTGGATGGTCGGAGACCGCTCCTCGGATGTGCAGGCAGGCAAAGGCAACGGGCAGACCGTTATCGGCTGCGGCTACGCCGGCTTCGGGCGGCAGGAGGAGCTGAAGGGCTCGGATGTCATTATCTCATCGTTCGATGAATTGATTGCGCTGTATGATAACAGCGTTGCAGCTGAGCTGTAATCAGGCAGCCTGAAGCGCAGGATAAATATACCAGGCAAGCAGATCCGGATGTCATTTCCGCCTTATTAGAGGCGTTAAGGGCATCCGGTTTGATGTCTTAAGCGGAGGGTACGGATAGTTCTCGAAATTTCATACCTTTTCTCGAATGGGTACCGTTTCTTTGCAGGTGCCCGCAATTTTATACTGGTACTGTAAGCGTTTCACAAGAGGTTGATCTCAGGAGCTTGCGGAGCGGTACGGTGGCCGGAATACTGTATTTGGAGGGGATCGGCTTGCACAAGCTGTTTCTGGTGGAGGATGAAGCCCTGATCCGTTCGGGCCTTAAGCATTTAATTGAGCAGGTTATCGGCGGCTATCAGGTCATAGGGGAGGCTGAGAACGGAAGGCTTGCGCTGGAGGCGCTCAAGAGCGTGAAGCCCGATGTTCTGATTACCGATATACGGATGAATGAAATGAACGGCCTGGAGATGATCCGGCGGATTCGGGACCAGTACCCCGACATGTACATCCTGATCTTAAGCGGGTTCGCCGACTTTGAATATGCGAAGCAGGCGATCAAATACGGGATCAGCGATTATCTGCTGAAGCCGGTGGACCGCACGGAGCTGGCCCAGGCGCTGGGGGAATTCAAGCGCAAGCACGGAACCGGGGGCGGGCAGCCGGGCCAGCCGGAGGAAGGCGAAGCAGACCAGAAAGGCAGGCAACTGATCCGTAAAGTGAAGGAGCTGGTCGCACTGCGGCTGGATCAGGAGATATCGCTTCAGTATATGGCCGAGCAGGTGCATCTGAATCACCAGTACCTGTCGGTGCTGTTCAAGTCGGAGACCGGCCAGAACTTCACGGATTACGTCTTACAGTGCCGGATGAAGCGGGCCAAGCAGCTGCTGAAGGAGACGAATCTCAAAATCTACGAGGTTGCCAAATTGTCGGGCTACCTAAGCTCCAAGCATTTCATGGCGGTATTCAAGGACCATACCGGCAGCACTCCCACGCAGTACAGGGAGCAGCAATAATGTAACCGTTAACTTTAAAAGGAAGAGGAGGAGCAAGGATGCGGAAATATGAAGTCGTTGTAGCAGGCGGAGGAGTCTCCGGCTCCATTGCGGCCATGGCGGCAGCACGGGCAGGTGCCCGGACGCTGATCATTGAGGCGGGGGGCTTCCTCGGCGGAACCCTGACCGCTGCGGGCGTGGGGCCGATGATGACTTTTCACGCAGGGGATAAGCAGGCTATTCAGGGAATCACCGACGAGCTGATTCAGCGGCTCCGGGCACTCGGCAAATCTCCCGGGCATATCCCGGACGCGACGAACTACACCTATTCGGTGACGCCGTTCGATGCCGAAGCCATGAAGTACGAGCTGGATCTGATGCTGCAGGAGAGCGGAGGCGAGGTGCTGTACCATACCATGCTCGCCGGGGCGGAGGTATCAGACAGACGAATTAAGTCGCTTACCTTGTGCAACAAGGCGGGGCTTAGCACGATTTCGGCGGATGTGTTCATCGATGCTACAGGGGATGGCGATCTGGCAGCCTGGTCCGGCGTTCCGTTCACCAAAGGGCGCGAGTCTGATGAGCAGTCGCAGCCGATGACGCTGAAGATGAAGATGAGAGGAGTGGACACGGAGAAAATTAAGGCGTATATCCGTGAGCACCGTGAGGACTTTCCCCGCATGAATCTGGATATCACGGTTATGGACTCTGCGGCCAGATTATCGGTCGTCGGCTTCGACAAGCAGTTCCGCGAAGCGAAGGAGCGCGGCGAGATCAGCATTCCGAGAGAGGATGTCCTGTTCTTCGAGACGAGCAATCCCGGTGAGATTATTATGAATACTACGCGGATTCTCGGCAAGGACAGCACAGACCCGTGGAGCCTCAGCGAGGCCGAGATTGAGGGCCGCAAGCAGTGCCGGGAGCTGGAGCTTTTTCTGAAAAAATATATTCCCGGATTTGAAGATGCTGTGGTTGTCTCCACAGGCCCGTCCATCGGCGTACGCGGTTCCCGCCAGATCAAGGGCGTGTATACCCTGACTGCGCAGGATATTCTGTCGGTGAAGCCCTTCGAGGATGTGATTGCCCATTCCGGCTACCCGATTGATATCCACAGCCCGGACGGCGAGGGCACGGCAACGGATCATCTGGAGTGGGGGGCGATGTACGGTATTCCTTACCGCTGCCTGATCACGAGTGAGATCGACAATCTGATTGTAGTTGGCCGATGCCTCTCAGCCACGTTTGAAGCCCAGGCGGCTGTGCGGACAACACCGACCGTAGGCGCAATCGGGCAGGCGGGCGGTACGGCGGCGGCGCTGGCAGTGCAAGCAGGAGTTCCAGTGCAGCAGGTGGACTATAAGAAACTGCAGGAGACACTTACAGCACATGGCGCTTATCTGGAACTGTAACGCGCGCGCCATAACTGTAATATGTGCAACTAAAGCGGCCAGTTATTAAGTTGTGTGGAGTTTAATTGTATTCCATACAGTTAAAAATCCCCATATATCGTAAAATCGGACATATCGTTAATTTTAATTGTACAAAGTACAGCTATCCTGAGAAATCCGGGTTTTCGAAGTCTTTTAACTGTAGGAAATACATCTATCTGCTGTTGGGTGTTAGCATCTACCATTGGCTGCAATTAAATGCTTGTACCTCATCAAAGTTCTAATAGATTTAAGAATAATTCTTATAACAACGTATATTCAACAAAACATTAGGAGGAATTGGTTTGGAAACCGTGCAAATTATCGGGATTTTACTTGTATTCATTGTGTTTGTGGGCCTGATGATGACCCGCAAGCTGACCACGCTGCTCGCGCTGCCGATGATGGCGATTCTGCTGGCAGCGATTGCAGGCATCCCGCTACTGTCTGATAACCCGGACACCTTCACCATCACGAAGGGAGTGCTTGCCGGCGGGGCTATGAAGCTGTCCACCGCAATTGCCGGACTGATCTTCGGCGCCTGGTTCGGCCAGATTCTCAGCAAGGTCGGCATTACGAAGACGATTATCCGCAAGGCCGCTGAGCTGGCGGGTGATAAGCCGCTGGCAATCGCCATTATCTTTTTCCTCGCTGCCTCTGTCATCTTCTCCGCTGCCAACGGTCTGGGCATGGTCATTCTGGTCGGAACGATCGCGATTCCTATTATGCTGACGGCCGGGCTTAAGCCCTTCGTAAGCGGTCTGGTGGTACTGCTGGCCAACGCGGTCGGCGTAGTGTTCAACGTCTCCACCTGGGCGATTTACACGGATGTGCTTAAGGTGCCGACGAACACCATTGCTTCCTATTCCCTCGTCTGTGCTGTTCCGCTGATTGTCATTGCCTTGATTATGATCGTCTACTATACCCGCAAAGACGGCAAGGTCCGCCGTGCCTGGGCGATGCCGATTAAGCCGGAATTCCAGGCTCAGGACAGCAAGAATGTAAGAGCGGTTGCGCTGATCAGCCCGCTTGTTCCGGTGCTGCTGGTGTTTTTCCTGAAGGTGGATATTGTGTCTGCGGTCTTCATGGGGGCGCTGGTTACCCTGCTGCTGGCCACGCCGAAGCGTCCTTTCCATGTGTTGTCGAGTGCGCTCGTTGAAGGGATTCAGGATGTAGCCGGTGCGCTCGGCCTGATGATCGGCATCGGGATGCTGCTCAGTGCCGTTACCGCGCCACAGGTGGCCGCGTTAATCCAGCCGCTGATCGAAGGCATCATTCCAACCAGTCCGCTGATGTATATTCTTGTCTTCACCCTGCTGTCTCCGCTGGCAATCTACCGTGGACCGCTTAATGTATGGGGACTCGGCAGCGGTATCGCGGCGTTGATCGTGGCCGGAGGCATGGCGCCTGTTGCCGCGATGCTGGCCCTGCGTATCGTAAGCAATCTGCAGGCGGTCAGTGATCCGACCAACTCGCACAATGTCTGGATCGCCGATTACACCAAGACGGATATTATTGAAACGCTTCGCAAGACACTGCCATGGATGTTTGTTGCGGTAATGATCTCGATGATTATTGCGGGGATGATCGCTTTTTAGGCAGCGGCAAGCGAGCCTGCAGACATAAGCTTCACGGAGAGGAGAACCTGCTATGAGCAATAAACAAATCAGAATCGGCATCGATGTCGGAGGAACCTTCACGGATGCCGTAGCGATAGATAATGAGACCTTCGAGGTGCTGTCCAAAGTCAAAATGCCCACCACGCACCACGATGAACGCGGAGTAGCCAGCGGGATTGTCCAGATTATCCAGCGGATCATGAGCGAGAACGGTATTCTTCCCGGCGATATCAAGTTCATCGCCCACGGCACGACCCAGGCCACCAATGCCCTGCTCGAAGGGGATGTTGCCCGTGTCGGCATCGTAGGGATGGGGACGGGGATGGATGCCCGCAGTGCCCGCTCGGAGACCAATGTGGCAAATATCGAGCTGGCGGCGGGTAAATACCTGACCACGTATCACAAGTTCATTGACTCCAAGGAGCTTACAGCAGAAGCCATTGACGATGCAATTGACCAGCTGCTGGCCCAGGGGGCGGAGGTCATTGTCGCCTCGGAGGCCTACAGCGTCGATGATCCGGCCAATGAGCTGAGAGTGATGGAAGCAGCGCGCAGCCGGGGGGTGTATGCCACTGGCGGCCACGAGATCTCCCAGCTCTACGGGCTGAAGACCCGGACCCGGACAGCGGTAGTTAATGCAAGTCTGATTCCCAAAATGATGGAGACCGCCAACATGACCGAGCAGGCAGTCAAGGAGGCGGGGATTACCTCTCAGCTGATGATTATGCGCTGCGACGGCGGGGTCATGAGCATCGATGAGGTGCGCAAGCGTCCGATCCTGACTATGCTGTCAGGGCTGGCGGCCGGAGTGGCCGGCGCCCTGATGTATGAGAAGATCTCGGACGGTATTTTCTTCGAGGTCGGAGGCACGAGTGTAGATATTTCCGTGATCAAGAACGGTAAAGTCATGATTGAGAACGCCCAGGTAGGCGGACACAAAACCTATCTGCGCTCGCTGGATGTGCGGACACTGGCGGTTGCCGGGGGCAGCATGATCCAGATCGGCGGGGGCAAGATTACGGATGTCGGCCCGCGCAGCGCACATATTGCCGGTCTGGAATACGAATGCTTCACCGGCAAGGAGAATCTGGAGCAGCCGTCTATCGGCCTTGTCCGTCCGCGTGATGGAGATCCGGATTATGTTACGGTCCGTAGTGCCGGAGGGCATGAATATGCGCTGACCCTGGCGGGAGCGGCGAATCTGCTGAACCATGTGCCGGAGACGGATTATGCCCGCGGGAATATGGAGAGCACGCGGATCGCCTGGCAGGCGCTGGGTGCCCATCTCGGGATGTCTGCGGAGGAGGCGGCCCGGGCCGCCATGGATATTGCCATCCGCAAGGTGATGGCCGTGGTGAACCAGATGATCGGCGACTATGAGCTGGACACGAGCTTCATTACACTGGTGGGCGGCGGCGGCAGCGGTGCGGTTCTGGTTCCCGCCATGGCGGCGAAGGAGGGCTTCAAGCACCAGATTGCGAACAATGCGCCGTATATCTCTACGATTGGTGTCGGGATGGCGATGGTCCGCGAGCAGATCGAGAAGACGGTAGTGGGGGCCACAGAGCATGACATCAAGCTGATCCGGGCGGAGATTGTGGAGAAAATTGTCCAGTACGGTGCGAACGAATCCACCGTCGATGTCACGATCGAGATCGACTCCCAGCGGAATATTCTGCGCGCGATTGCCACCGGCTCCACCGAGCTGCGCTTCAAGGATCTGGCCAGCCGCGAGGTGCCGGTGAATGAGCTGAAGCTGACAGCAGCGGATGCGCTTGGGCAGCCGGCGGACACGACGGAGCTGAAGGCAGCCTCCGGCAGATGGTATCTGTTCGAGTCCAGCGAGATCAAGAAGTCGCTATTCGGGCTGGTGAAGAAGAAGCTGAGCCATGTCAGCGTGCTGGACCGCGAGGGGGTGGTGCGCTTCAAGAAGACGAATGCGTACCATCTGGCTTTTCAGAAGAAGAATATGACGGACCGGTTCGTCTCGTTCCTGGAGGAGAATACGATCTATTCGGACGCCAATGCGACGATCCCGAAGACGTTTGTCTTCTACAAGGAAAAAATGCTGGATCTGACCGGGATGCAGACCAAGGAGCAGCTGTTCTCCATTCTTGAGGTGGAGACCCAGTTGCTCGAGGACAACAGCGAGCTGCTCGCTGTCGTCTACCAGTAGGAGGTGCTCAGGATGATGAAGACAGCTGAATGTACGCTGCCGGGCGAGGATATACTGGCGTATGCCGAATTGAAGAACGATCTGCTGTTTCACCGGATACCGCACAGCAAACGGCGTTATTATGTGGAGCGCCCGCTTGCAATCGGCAGGGAGCAGGCACTGGCGTTCAAGGCCCGGTATGGCACCGATGTCGGGGCCATCTGCCGGGACCGCGGCATCCGTGTCCAGCTCAATGAGCGGAAGGGCAGCATCGGGCAGATCCGCTTCCGCGCCCAGATTGAGCTGTCGGCCAAGGAGCGCATCATTACGCTGTATCAGTCATCCATGGAGGAGCTGCGGCAATGTGCCGGCGTATTGCTTCCGGGCCGTTCCTTCAGCCTGAAGGAGGTCACAGACATTCATCTGGCTCACGAGCTGTTCCACGATCTGGAGTTCACGGAGCTGGGGTATACCAACAAGCGGCTGGATGATATCAGCAGCCTCTCCCTCGGTCCGTTGCGCATCCGGGCCAGTGTGACCCGAACCTCGGAGATTGCCGCACATGCGTTCAGCCGCTATCTGCTGGATCTGCCCTGCCTGCCGAATCTGCTGGATTATGCTTATATGATTCACAGCGGTACGCTGAGCGCTGCTGATTTCTGGAGACAGACGGAGATATGGGCGGAAGAGCTGGAGCGTAGCTGAACCGCAGGCGCTGAGCGGCTGCCCTTCCGCTGGTGAATACTCATGCGAAGCGGCTCTGACTTCATCCGCAAATTATGCTATGTTGGTGTAGGGAACCAGAGTCAGGGAGGCTGTTTCGCATGCTGTTCAGAAAAGGGTCGAATCCAAAATCATTCTATGTGCCGCTGCGCACGAAGTTTATTGTTTTATTTTTTCTGCTGATCACGATTCCGTTTCTAATTATCGGTACGATCAGCTACCGCAAATATACCGCCGGCGTCGAACGCAGTACGGTGGAGCTGTCCAATCAGGTCGTGAACCAGATTAATGTTAATCTGGAGCGCTATATTAAGGAGCTGGACCGCCTTACCCTTACGCCGCTGTACGATGAGGATATGATGCAGATTCTCCGCAAGCACAGGGGCGCAGACCCGGGCAGCACCTATCTGAGCACGGATGAGACGCTGAAGATGAACCTGTTCATCTCTTCGCTGGCTTTTGACCGGGGGGAGATTGAGAGCATTCTGGTGTTCACGAATGACGGCGGAATCTTCAGCAATCTGGACCAGAGTGTACGGAAACGGTGGGACGGCAGCATGGCGGACTGGATGGAGCCTGTAGAACGGGAGGACGGAGGCCTGACCATCCTTCCGCCGCATACCGCCGCTTATTATACTGAGGGGAAGCAGGGAATGATCTCCGCAGCCAGGGTAATCCGTGAGCCGTATACCAATGCTAAGCTGGGGATCGTAAAAGTGGATCTGACGCCGCGCGGCTTCGGTTCGATTGTGTCCACACTGCGTTCCGGCGGAAGCGGCCTGCTGCAGATTACGGACAAGGATCAGGCGGTCCTGTACTCTGAAGCAGACAAGCTTCCCGATTCGCAGGAATCCTATATTACAGCTTCGGCGGAATCTTCGTATACGGGGCTGAAGGTGACCTCACTGATTCCGCGCACGCAGCTCCGCGAGGACGCCCGTGAGTTAACCAACTCTACGCTGATGGTCTCGATTGTGGCCCTGGCGGCGGCGTATGCGGCGGCGATCCTGCTGTCGAACCGGCTGATTAAGCCCATTGCCCATCTTCAGTCGAAGATGAGGCAGGTGAAGCGGGGGCTGTTCCTCGAACGGGCGACGGTGACCACCAGCGATGAGATCGGGCAGCTGACCGAAGGGTTCAATACGATGATCGGCGAGATCGACCGGCTGGTCAAAGAGGTGTATGAGACCCGGCTGAAGGAGCGGGAGGCTGAGCTGCTGGCGCTGCAGAGCCAGATTCATCCGCATTTTCTGTACAATACACTGGAAATGGTGAACATGCTGGCCCTTCAGGGCAATACCCGGGAGCTCTCCGGTGTGGTGACCAGTCTCGGCAAGCTGCTGCGTTATACGGTAGGCCACCGGGAGCAGATGGTGCATGTGCTGGATGAGGTGAAATTTGTGGAGGCTTACCTGCGTATTCAGGGCGTGCGCCTGGGCGACAAGCTGCAGGCCATGATTCATATCGATTCTTCCTTCGATTACTGTGTGGTTCCGAAGCTAATTCTGCAGCCGCTGATTGAGAATGTGATTGAGCATGCTATGGGACAGGAGACGCTGCACCTTGTCCTGACCGCTTCTGTGGACGAGGAGGATCTGATCCTGGCGGTCAAGGATGATGGTCTTGGCATCAGCAGCGCACGGCTGCTGGAGCTTGAGCAGCAGCTATATGTCAGTGCTCCCCGGCCCGCTGCGGATGCTGATCAGGGAGGCTTTGGCCGGATTCAGAAGGGGCTGGCGCTACGTAACGTCCATCAGCGGCTCCGGCTGCTCTATGGGGAGCCTTACGGCCTGACATTGGATAATACGGCAGAGCGCGGGCTAACGGTCTCGCTGCGGCTGCCGATGAACTGGGAAGCGATGAACGATGCCGGCCCCGCCGGGGTGCGGCAGGAGGAGGAAGAATGATACGGACAAGGCTGTTAGGCCTTATGGCAGCGCTGTTATTGATCTCAGGCTGCACGTCTGGTGCAGGAAGCGGAGCGGCTGACGGGACAGACGGCCAAGGAAGTGCAGGCCATGAGGCGGGTGCTGTACAGGAGCGCGTGAAGCTGAAGTTCAGCCTCTGGGGCAATGATGCGCAGAAGGCGATGGTTGAGGGGCTGGTGGATGAATTCGAGCAGCTTCACCCCGGAATCGAGGTGGAGATTATGACGATTCCTTTCGCCGATTACCAGCAGAAGCTGTCGATTATGCTCGCCTCCCGTACCGCGCCGGATGCCGGCTGGCTGGCGGAACGGATGATTCCTCAGCTGCTGGAATCGGGACAGCTGGTGGATATTGCCGCTGAGGTGAAGGAGGACCCCGAATACCATTACGAGGATATCTATCCTTCCACGCTCGATATCTTCAAGCGGGAGGACCGGCTGTACGGCATCCCGTTCTCCACGCCTCCGGTGCTGATCTATTACAATAAGGACCTGTTCCTGGAGAAAGGCCTGAAGACACCAACGGAGCTATATAAGGAAGGAAAATGGAACTACGATGAATTTCTCAAGGCTGCGCGGAGTCTCACCGACCGGCAGCGCGGGATCTACGGTGTGAAGCTGGTCCGCGACTGGAACAACTGGTCGGACGCTCTGCTGCCGCTGTTCTGGTCGCACGGCGCCGAGCTGTTCGACAGCAGCGGCGCGTCATTTGCGCTGAATTCGCCCGAAGGGAAGGAGGCGCTCCAGCTCTACAGTGATATGATGTTCAAGGACAAGGTGCACCCGCTTCCCGGGGATGAGCTGACCTTCGACAGCGGGCGGATCGGCATGTATACAGACCGCTACAGTTATACCTCGAAGGCACGGGCGGTCACTGATTTCGCCTGGGATATCGCCCCGATGCCGGCAGGCATTAAGGGGACAGGAACCTCGCTCGGCTATGCGGGAGTGTCCGTATTCGAGACCAGGCATCCGGCCGAAGCCGCCGAGCTGCTGAAGTTCATTACCAGTGCGGAGGCTATGCGTGTTACCGCGCAATATTTTGTCCCGTCGCGCAAGTCGGTCCTGGAATCGGATGTCTTCCTGCGGGCGGCTTCCGAGCCTTCACCCGAGAGCATCCAGCTGGCCGTGCTCGACCAGATCGGGAGCGCCCGGATTGCACCGGGGCATAAGAACTGGCAGCAGATTGATACGAAGATCCAGATGCTGCTGGACGGGCTATACACGCAAAGCGCCACGGTGGACGGGGTGCTGGGACAAATGGAGCTGGAGGTTAACCCGCTTATGAAATAAGCGGGTTGTTGGTGTGCCTATCTGATGGATCTTGCACAGTAGCATGGAAATCCTGCACATAATGCAACATTCACCCCGCTATATGGGGCTGTAACCTGGAAATGTTGCACAAAAGGCAGGATTCTTTCCACTTTAACCGTCTGTGTGAGATGATTGTTGCAATTTATGCAGGAATTTCCCTCAACGCCAAATTTCCAACAGCCTGAGTTGCAAAAATTGCAACATTGCGGGCTTGCCTGATTACAGATTGCCGGGCCTGGAAGGGCTCCAGCAACTTGGCTACAGTAACAAATCCGGTAACCCCTGCACAGGCTCATAGTAACAAACATACGCATTATTCACTACCGGGCGCAGCAGCCCTTTACGGACCAGCGCCTGCAGCTGTTTGCGGGCCGTCCGGAAGCTAACGTTGTACTGAAGCATCAGATCTTTGGGACGCAGCCCCTTCTTTTGGGCCAAGGCGAGTCTAACCATCTCTCTCTCCAGCGGTGAAAGCGAGGGCCCGGACGGACTCCGCAGCATTGCCGGGGCAATGACCATCTGCAGCAGCATACGGCAAATGTCAGGACGATGCTTCACATCATCGAAGGAGAAATGAATAATCCTCCAGCCGAGCCCGCTCAGGTAAGTATCCCTGTTCAGCGAATAGCTGAACCGCTCCCGGTCCATATCCTTCACATGGCTCTGATAGCCATCGCATTCCAGGCCGAACTTCCCGTATGGCGGGAGAAAAGCAAAATCAAGAAATTGGGATTTACGGTTCCAATCGTAGACCTCATATTCCGGGTGCAGGTCATCCAAGTTGCCGAATAACGGCCACCAGACATTTTGCAGCAGCAGCTTCTCAGCATACTGATGCCCCCTGGACAATCGTCCTCTGCGCTCCCCTGTCCGGGCCGTTAAGTGCCGCTCCAACAGCAGCTGATGCTCTTTTTCAAAATCCATATCCTATTTCCTCCTTCTTAATAGAAGCAAAAAAAGAACGTCCCTCTGCCGGCAATGGCGTGGGACGTTCTTCGTCTGAGTTAATTATACGCCGGTGCGCTGAGGATCGGCAATACGATCATGCAAGGAGATATTTGAGTTCATTTCGTTTATACTGAGTTTACATACATACTGTAATTTAATTGCAGCACCTTGGTGAGTGCAGAGATGGAGGTTGTAACATTTGGAGATATTTGAGTATATTTTGCTGATGCTGGCGGCGGTCTCGTTGTCGAATCTGGTGAACCGGTTCATTCCGTCGCTCTCCGTACCGATTATTCAGATTGTGCTGGGGATGGCTTTGACCTTACTGCCGTTGCACTTTGAACTGGAGTTGAACCCGGAGCTGTTCCTGCTGTTATTCATCGCCCCGCTGTTGTTCAATGACGGCAGACATGCTGATAAAGTGGCCCTATGGAAGCTGAAAAAGCCGATCCTGCTGCTGGCCCTGGGACTGGTCTTTCTAACCGTCGGTGTGCTCGGATACTTCCTGCATTGGCTGCTGCCCGTGCTGCCCCTGGCGGCTGCGTTTGCACTGGCGGCTGCACTGGCGCCAACCGATGCGATTGCGGTCGGCGCACTGGAGCAAAAGGTCAAAATCCCGCATCAGACGATGCAGATTCTCGAAGGGGAATCGCTGATCAACGATGCTTCCGGACTGGTATCCTTTCAATTTGCAGTGGCTGCGATGGTCACTGGGGCATTTTCTTTTCGGACAGCCAGTCTGAGCTTTGTTGTTATATCCCTTGGCGGCGTGCTGCTGGGCCTGGTGCTTACCTTCTTGAAATATGGGCTTGTGCGCTGGCTGCGCAAACTGGGGATGGAGAACGTTACTCTACATATGCTGATTGAGATTCTGACCCCGTTTGCTATTTTCATGGCGGCTGAGGAGCTTGGTGTCAACGGCATTCTGGCGGTAGTCAGTGCCGGGCTTGCCCATTCCTTCGGTTATAAGCAGATGAATCCCGAAGTGGCCAAGCTGAATGTCGTGTCCAAAAGCACCTGGTCTGTTATCATCTTCGTCCTGAACGGTCTGGTCTTCCTGCTGCTGGGTACGCAATTGCCGGAGATTATTCAGACCGTCTGGAACAACCCGGATATCGGGAATGTGCAGGTCATTCTCTATACCCTGCTGTTAACCATTGCGGTCCTCACCCTGCGGCTGATCTGGTCGCTGATTATGGATATACCCGACGGGGAGAAGCCGCGGGGACCGTGGAAGCTGGAGTTCAGGAAGGCGCTGGTACTTACGCTGTCCGGGGTCCGGGGAACGATCACGCTGGCGAGTACGATGTCGCTGCCGTTCGTTCTGGATGACGGTTCGCTGTTTCCGGCGCGGGACCTGATTATTTTTCTGGCGGCGGGAGTGATTCTGTGGACCTTGCTTGCTTCCAACTTCCTGCTGCCGCTGCTGCTCGGGACTGAGAATGAAGCTGAACAGCAGGCGGAAGAGGTGGAGGCCAAGATAGAAATTCTGCGCAAGGTGGTTGCGGGACTGAATGAGCAGGCTACAGATCAATCCCGGATGGCCCTCAGCCATCTGACCGGCACCTATAATGCAAGAATCCGCTTGCTCAAAAAGAATGAGGAGGCCGAAGAACTGGAACGGCTGCTCGGGGTGACTGCGCTGAAATGGCAGCGGGAATACACACTGCTTGCGCTGAAGCAGCGCGAGGTGAACCCGTATACCGCTTACCGCTATCTGAACCGGCTGAACCGGCAGCTCTTCATCTACACCCGTGATAGGCAGTACAAGAACGACCTGATTCCATTTAAAAGCTGGGAAGAGATCACCGGTGCCTTCCAGCAGGTGCGCTTAAGCGCGCAGGAGCGGCGGGAGGAATGGAATAAGCTGCAATCCGGCAATTTCGCTTACGTGCTGGATCAGCTTAGGGAGCTCCAGCACAGCGGCGA
This region of Paenibacillus sp. FSL K6-1096 genomic DNA includes:
- a CDS encoding Na+/H+ antiporter; the protein is MEIFEYILLMLAAVSLSNLVNRFIPSLSVPIIQIVLGMALTLLPLHFELELNPELFLLLFIAPLLFNDGRHADKVALWKLKKPILLLALGLVFLTVGVLGYFLHWLLPVLPLAAAFALAAALAPTDAIAVGALEQKVKIPHQTMQILEGESLINDASGLVSFQFAVAAMVTGAFSFRTASLSFVVISLGGVLLGLVLTFLKYGLVRWLRKLGMENVTLHMLIEILTPFAIFMAAEELGVNGILAVVSAGLAHSFGYKQMNPEVAKLNVVSKSTWSVIIFVLNGLVFLLLGTQLPEIIQTVWNNPDIGNVQVILYTLLLTIAVLTLRLIWSLIMDIPDGEKPRGPWKLEFRKALVLTLSGVRGTITLASTMSLPFVLDDGSLFPARDLIIFLAAGVILWTLLASNFLLPLLLGTENEAEQQAEEVEAKIEILRKVVAGLNEQATDQSRMALSHLTGTYNARIRLLKKNEEAEELERLLGVTALKWQREYTLLALKQREVNPYTAYRYLNRLNRQLFIYTRDRQYKNDLIPFKSWEEITGAFQQVRLSAQERREEWNKLQSGNFAYVLDQLRELQHSGEMDPEVVSSLILRYERGRLRLTRPESISTAKREFEEALQELSRAGIQLERDYIQLMFENGRLSRASMKEMKRDILFMEHELREEMG
- a CDS encoding histidine kinase, with the translated sequence MLFRKGSNPKSFYVPLRTKFIVLFFLLITIPFLIIGTISYRKYTAGVERSTVELSNQVVNQINVNLERYIKELDRLTLTPLYDEDMMQILRKHRGADPGSTYLSTDETLKMNLFISSLAFDRGEIESILVFTNDGGIFSNLDQSVRKRWDGSMADWMEPVEREDGGLTILPPHTAAYYTEGKQGMISAARVIREPYTNAKLGIVKVDLTPRGFGSIVSTLRSGGSGLLQITDKDQAVLYSEADKLPDSQESYITASAESSYTGLKVTSLIPRTQLREDARELTNSTLMVSIVALAAAYAAAILLSNRLIKPIAHLQSKMRQVKRGLFLERATVTTSDEIGQLTEGFNTMIGEIDRLVKEVYETRLKEREAELLALQSQIHPHFLYNTLEMVNMLALQGNTRELSGVVTSLGKLLRYTVGHREQMVHVLDEVKFVEAYLRIQGVRLGDKLQAMIHIDSSFDYCVVPKLILQPLIENVIEHAMGQETLHLVLTASVDEEDLILAVKDDGLGISSARLLELEQQLYVSAPRPAADADQGGFGRIQKGLALRNVHQRLRLLYGEPYGLTLDNTAERGLTVSLRLPMNWEAMNDAGPAGVRQEEEE
- a CDS encoding sugar ABC transporter substrate-binding protein, with the translated sequence MIRTRLLGLMAALLLISGCTSGAGSGAADGTDGQGSAGHEAGAVQERVKLKFSLWGNDAQKAMVEGLVDEFEQLHPGIEVEIMTIPFADYQQKLSIMLASRTAPDAGWLAERMIPQLLESGQLVDIAAEVKEDPEYHYEDIYPSTLDIFKREDRLYGIPFSTPPVLIYYNKDLFLEKGLKTPTELYKEGKWNYDEFLKAARSLTDRQRGIYGVKLVRDWNNWSDALLPLFWSHGAELFDSSGASFALNSPEGKEALQLYSDMMFKDKVHPLPGDELTFDSGRIGMYTDRYSYTSKARAVTDFAWDIAPMPAGIKGTGTSLGYAGVSVFETRHPAEAAELLKFITSAEAMRVTAQYFVPSRKSVLESDVFLRAASEPSPESIQLAVLDQIGSARIAPGHKNWQQIDTKIQMLLDGLYTQSATVDGVLGQMELEVNPLMK